From Deltaproteobacteria bacterium, a single genomic window includes:
- a CDS encoding acyl-CoA/acyl-ACP dehydrogenase yields MIAHLLSEAQKKVVDDARAFVKDTPRQLILDMDAEIVRFPKEWLREAAKRNLLGVRHPEAWGGRGMDWVTASAVCEEIGSLSYELACVFGVGADLVCDAIIRHGTDAQRERYVKPLLAGDLFAAECLTEPRGGSDFFGATTTAKDCGDHFLLNGQKRFIVGAEGADYFLVYARTNPDPKAPPQSSITCFIVDRGPGVETKYLYGLMGCRGGGTGRLVFRNVEVPRENVVGQVHGAFPVFNTMMIPERLGTAAMTVGAARPALEVATHYTSRRKAFGQVINRFQGVSFQVAEAATLLDACRAMVYATSRAADDVADMDHVRRLISETKKFVTESCQKVVHNAMQVVGGIGYTNVLPLERIYRDIRLASIWTGTNEVMAMIVAHEWYREHGKHRVAALARDYARDAAEADAADEIIYE; encoded by the coding sequence ATGATCGCACACTTGCTCAGCGAAGCTCAGAAGAAGGTCGTCGACGACGCCCGCGCGTTCGTCAAGGACACGCCGCGTCAGCTCATCCTCGACATGGACGCCGAGATCGTGCGCTTTCCGAAAGAGTGGCTCCGCGAGGCGGCCAAGCGGAACCTGCTCGGCGTGCGTCACCCGGAGGCGTGGGGTGGCCGCGGCATGGACTGGGTGACGGCCAGCGCGGTCTGCGAGGAGATCGGCAGCCTGAGCTACGAGCTGGCCTGTGTCTTCGGCGTCGGCGCCGACCTGGTCTGCGATGCCATCATTCGTCACGGCACCGACGCGCAGCGCGAACGCTACGTGAAGCCGCTGCTCGCCGGCGACCTGTTCGCCGCGGAGTGCCTCACCGAGCCGCGCGGCGGCTCGGACTTCTTCGGCGCTACGACGACGGCCAAGGATTGCGGCGACCACTTCCTGCTCAATGGCCAGAAGCGCTTCATCGTGGGGGCCGAGGGCGCGGATTACTTCCTGGTGTACGCGCGCACGAACCCCGATCCGAAGGCGCCGCCGCAGAGCAGCATCACCTGCTTCATCGTCGACCGTGGCCCCGGCGTGGAGACCAAGTACCTCTACGGCTTGATGGGCTGCCGCGGCGGCGGCACCGGACGCCTGGTGTTTCGCAACGTCGAGGTTCCGCGCGAGAACGTCGTCGGCCAGGTGCACGGCGCCTTCCCGGTGTTCAACACCATGATGATCCCCGAGCGCCTCGGCACCGCGGCGATGACCGTCGGCGCCGCCCGCCCGGCGCTCGAGGTCGCCACCCACTACACCTCGCGGCGCAAGGCCTTCGGCCAGGTCATCAACCGCTTCCAGGGCGTCAGCTTCCAGGTCGCCGAGGCCGCCACGCTGCTCGATGCCTGCCGCGCCATGGTGTACGCCACCTCGCGCGCCGCCGACGATGTCGCGGACATGGACCACGTGCGCCGGTTGATCTCCGAAACGAAGAAGTTCGTCACCGAGTCCTGCCAGAAGGTGGTGCACAACGCCATGCAGGTGGTGGGCGGCATCGGCTACACCAACGTGCTGCCACTGGAGCGCATCTACCGCGACATCCGCCTCGCCTCGATCTGGACCGGCACCAACGAAGTGATGGCCATGATCGTCGCCCACGAGTGGTACCGCGAGCACGGCAAGCACAGAGTGGCGGCGTTGGCGCGCGACTATGCGCGCGATGCGGCGGAGGCGGATGCCGCTGATGAGATCATCTACGAGTAG
- a CDS encoding DUF433 domain-containing protein, which translates to MCGGKPCIKGTRITVYDVLEYMAGGMSEAAVLADFPAMTVDTERARTGRMR; encoded by the coding sequence GTGTGCGGCGGGAAACCGTGCATCAAAGGGACCCGCATCACCGTGTACGACGTGCTGGAGTACATGGCGGGGGGAATGAGCGAAGCGGCCGTCCTCGCGGACTTCCCTGCGATGACCGTCGATACGGAGCGTGCACGCACGGGGCGGATGCGGTGA
- a CDS encoding DUF2156 domain-containing protein, which translates to MTRADERPLALLARHGWNSTAFQTVKAGCSFFFDGDDACVAYLDTGSAWVAAGAPIAAPDRIAAAVRAFVAAAEAAGRRCSFFAAERRLVDATDGLRALEIGEQPAWDPRAWPDILADHRSLREQLRRARAKGVRTRQLSATDLHADATRAAVRRLSKRWLATRGMAAMAFLVRLDPFALARHQSFFVAERDGRLVGFAVVLPVPARRGWFIETLIRDPSAPNGTGELLVDAVMRWAAASEGEWVTLGLAPLAGEVPLPLRVARRGARPLYDFEGLRSYKAKLRPTDWQTIYLAFPARQSAVASIVDALRAFTGNGFARFAWRSFVRGPTAVLRVLALLLVPWTMLIAVAPTRHWFGAPWVKWGWVAFDVLIAAGIFRLMRRPSITLGAALAVAVTCDALATATQAVLWNLPSATSGFDYAMTAVACAAPTIAAIALWGAQRRRITLGSHDAGARAPG; encoded by the coding sequence CGGCCTTCCAGACCGTCAAAGCCGGGTGCTCGTTCTTCTTCGACGGCGACGACGCATGCGTCGCCTACCTCGATACCGGGTCCGCGTGGGTGGCCGCCGGCGCACCGATCGCCGCCCCCGACCGCATCGCGGCCGCCGTCCGCGCGTTCGTCGCCGCGGCGGAGGCGGCCGGCCGGCGCTGTTCCTTCTTCGCCGCGGAGCGCCGCCTCGTCGACGCGACCGACGGGCTCCGGGCGCTCGAGATCGGCGAGCAACCTGCCTGGGATCCGCGCGCGTGGCCCGACATCCTCGCCGACCACCGGAGCCTCCGCGAGCAGCTCCGCCGCGCCCGCGCCAAGGGCGTGCGAACCCGTCAGCTCTCGGCGACCGATCTCCACGCCGACGCCACCCGGGCCGCCGTCCGGCGCCTCTCGAAACGTTGGCTCGCGACGCGCGGCATGGCTGCCATGGCCTTTCTCGTCCGCCTCGATCCGTTCGCGCTCGCGCGCCACCAGAGCTTCTTCGTCGCCGAACGCGACGGCCGGCTCGTCGGCTTCGCTGTCGTACTGCCCGTCCCGGCGCGACGCGGCTGGTTCATCGAGACGCTGATCCGCGATCCGAGCGCCCCGAACGGGACGGGCGAGCTCCTGGTCGACGCCGTCATGCGCTGGGCGGCCGCTTCAGAGGGCGAATGGGTGACCCTCGGGCTCGCGCCTCTCGCGGGCGAAGTGCCGCTGCCCTTGCGGGTCGCGCGCCGGGGGGCGCGTCCGCTCTACGACTTCGAGGGCCTGCGCTCGTACAAGGCGAAGCTCCGTCCGACCGACTGGCAGACCATCTATCTGGCGTTTCCGGCGCGGCAGAGCGCCGTGGCATCGATCGTCGACGCGCTCCGCGCGTTCACCGGGAACGGATTCGCACGCTTCGCGTGGCGCTCCTTCGTCCGCGGGCCGACCGCGGTGCTCCGCGTCCTCGCCCTCCTGCTCGTTCCGTGGACGATGCTGATCGCGGTCGCCCCGACGCGTCATTGGTTCGGAGCGCCCTGGGTCAAGTGGGGATGGGTCGCGTTCGACGTCCTGATCGCGGCCGGAATCTTCCGGCTCATGCGTCGTCCGTCGATCACACTCGGGGCGGCGCTTGCGGTCGCCGTCACGTGCGACGCGCTCGCCACCGCGACACAGGCCGTGCTGTGGAATCTCCCCTCGGCGACGAGCGGCTTCGACTACGCGATGACCGCGGTCGCGTGCGCGGCCCCGACGATCGCCGCGATCGCGCTCTGGGGCGCGCAGCGGCGCCGGATCACGCTCGGGTCGCACGATGCCGGGGCCCGCGCCCCCGGGTGA